Proteins co-encoded in one Maylandia zebra isolate NMK-2024a linkage group LG16, Mzebra_GT3a, whole genome shotgun sequence genomic window:
- the pcdh8.1 gene encoding protocadherin-8 isoform X2, with protein MTVCKIAAAGLCVALVLFLNTAQCTTTRYFTYEEDAPGTEIGNLSQDLKIDPADDPDTSFRFMQENNFSVIHMRENDGLLSVAEIIDREQLCPRTPRCFITFDIVAFSREKFQLIHVEIEVKDINDHSPNFPLNETTLEIVENVPLDSRFPLQIALDQDVGDNYIQSYNTSSSSHFSVEVRDREDGVKFAELVLVRQLDREVEDSYTIEVTAYDGGMPAKSGSMTVNIKVLDFNDNSPTFEHSSLKVELNEDSPVGHRVLRVHAFDPDDGINGEVMYAFSDGLSLEAARLFHLDPHSGDVTLKALVDFEKRRSYELSIKASDLGANSVPSTCKVLIDIVDVNDNAPEISIKPMTSSSDGVAYITEAAAAESFVALISTSDRDSGSNGYVRVSLLEHVHFTLQQAYGDTFMIVTTTTLDREKIPEYNLTVVAEDLGSPPFKTIRQYTIRVTDENDNFPLFSKPLYEVSVLENNIPGSYVTTVVARDPDMGKNAKVSYKLLDSEVPGGSLVSTYVSVDSLSGSLYTLRSFDYETLQEIELVIQAEDKGSPALSSTSTIRVRVVDQNDNYPYFTFPVLVNDSAEIPLPFNAPPSYLALRVTAEDEDDGVNGELSYQIVQGDLKLFTMNKDTGEIGLKQWLTAEIGDVLEMKIAVSDNARSPLSSSATIRFVVSDTEPSEDQVVIVLRSSDEESAGVDGSLIIIIMLGGGCALLLIAIVVVAVTCKLRRGGRSRGAKREVCQGLFDGRPLPMLSSTEPNIYTGQGGFFHERTSLSLDDSCLYEERSRDSETKMFLPSKHFQPTSVWQGDKYCLQVSGMSNTDQLSVKDSGKGDSDFNDSDSDISGDGVRKNFRTFQPRLKSAANGLSEDCQGTYCAIQPQSFRAPRNTAYTIGFSPAPVFNSPHGCPESWKDSCYGTSQPKSRSSMQTFSRTRTLPSYYPQQQHEARGAVRQSPNIVTVATGSEVATVF; from the exons ATGACAGTTTGCAAGATTGCAGCAGCTGGGCTGTGCGTGgcgcttgttttatttttaaatactgcTCAGTGTACAACTACAAGGTATTTCACCTATGAAGAAGACGCACCCGGGACAGAAATAGGTAATTTGTCTCAAGATTTAAAGATTGATCCAGCTGATGACCCTGACACTTCATTCCGCTTTATGCAAGAGAATAACTTTTCTGTGATTCACATGAGAGAGAACGACGGACTTCTGAGTGTCGCAGAAATAATTGATCGAGAGCAGCTCTGCCCCAGGACTCCCCGTTGCTTCATCACCTTCGACATCGTGGCCTTCTCCAGGGAGAAGTTTCAACTCATTCACGTGGAGATCGAGGTGAAAGACATCAACGACCACTCTCCCAATTTTCCTCTCAACGAGACAACTCTGGAGATTGTAGAAAATGTGCCACTGGACTCTAGATTCCCTCTGCAAATCGCGCTCGACCAGGACGTGGGAGACAACTACATCCAAAGCTACAACACTTCCTCCTCCAGTCATTTCTCTGTTGAAGTACGCGATCGGGAGGATGGGGTGAAGTTTGCTGAACTGGTGCTGGTGAGGCAGCTCGACAGGGAGGTGGAGGACTCCTACACTATTGAAGTCACCGCATATGATGGGGGAATGCCTGCAAAGTCCGGGTCAATGACTGTGAATATCAAAGTGTTGGACTTTAACGACAACAGCCCGACTTTTGagcacagctctctgaaagttGAGCTGAATGAAGACTCTCCGGTAGGCCACCGTGTTCTCAGAGTGCACGCGTTTGATCCCGATGACGGCATAAATGGCGAAGTGATGTACGCGTTCTCCGACGGGCTGTCGTTAGAAGCTGCGCGCCTTTTCCACCTCGACCCCCACTCCGGTGACGTGACCCTGAAGGCGCTTGTCGATTTTGAGAAGAGGAGATCATATGAGCTGAGCATCAAAGCGTCTGATTTAGGCGCGAACTCTGTCCCCTCCACCTGCAAGGTTTTGATAGATATCGTGGACGTGAACGACAACGCACCAGAAATCAGCATCAAACCCATGACCTCCAGCAGTGATGGAGTCGCCTACATCACGGAAGCTGCAGCGGCAGAGAGCTTCGTGGCTCTGATCAGCACCTCGGATAGAGACTCTGGCTCCAATGGGTACGTGCGCGTTAGTCTGCTCGAGCATGTGCATTTCACCCTCCAGCAGGCATATGGAGACACGTTCATGATCGTTACCACCACCACTTTAGACAGAGAGAAGATACCAGAGTATAACCTGACTGTGGTTGCAGAAGACCTGGGAAGCCCACCTTTCAAAACTATCAGACAGTACACTATCCGTGTAACAGATGAGAATGACAATTTCCCTCTGTTCAGTAAGCCACTTTATGAAGTTTCAGTCCTGGAAAATAACATCCCAGGCTCATATGTGACCACTGTTGTTGCTCGAGATCCTGATATGGGAAAAAATGCCAAAGTCTCATACAAACTCCTCGATTCAGAGGTACCAGGCGGCTCTTTAGTGTCCACTTATGTTTCTGTGGATTCCCTCTCAGGGTCTTTGTATACTTTAAGGTCCTTTGATTATGAGACGCTTCAGGAGATTGAGCTGGTCATCCAAGCAGAAGACAAAGGTTCCCCTGCTCTGTCAAGCACATCAACAATCAGGGTCAGAGTTGTGGATCAAAATGACAACTATCCATATTTCACCTTCCCTGTCCTTGTGAATGACTCTGCTGAGATTCCTTTGCCCTTTAATGCACCTCCTAGCTATCTTGCCCTTCGTGTAACAGCTGAAGACGAGGATGATGGAGTGAATGGAGAACTCTCATACCAAATTGTGCAAGGTGATCTGAAGCtttttacaatgaacaaagacaCTGGAGAGATTGGTTTAAAACAATGGCTGACAGCTGAAATTGGGGACGTGCTGGAAATGAAAATCGCAGTGAGTGACAATGCCAGGTCCCCGCTCTCTAGCAGTGCCACTATTAGGTTTGTCGTCTCAGACACAGAGCCCTCCGAAGACCAAGTTGTCATTGTGCTGCGGTCAAGTGATGAAGAAAGCGCCGGCGTTGATGGCTCACTAATTATCATCATTATGCTCGGTGGGGGTTGTGCATTGTTGCTGATTGCAATAGTGGTTGTAGCTGTGACATGTAAACTCAGACGTGGGGGGAGAAGCCGTGGCGCCAAGAGAGAAGTGTGTCAGGGCCTGTTTGATGGCAGGCCCCTGCCCATGCTTAGTTCAACAGAACCAAACATTTACACAGGTCAAGGAGGCTTCTTCCACGAGAGGACCTCTTTGTCTCTCGATGATTCCTGCCTGTATGAGGAGAGGAGCAGGGACTCTGAGACGAAG ATGTTCCTGCCCTCCAAGCATTTCCAACCAACATCTGTGTGGCAAGGTGACAAATACTGCTTGCAAGTGAG TGGGATGAGCAACACTGATCAGCTGAGCGTGAAGGACAGTGGTAAAGGGGACAGTGACTTCAACGACAGTGACTCTGATATCAGTGGCGATGGAGTCAGAAAGAACTTCAGAACCTTCCAGCCGAGGCTAAAGA GTGCAGCTAACGGCTTATCAGAGGATTGCCAAGGCACCTACTGTGCAATACAGCCACAGAGCTTCCGAGCCCCTAGAAACACTGCATACACAATAGGCTTTTCCCCAGCGCCTGTCTTCAACAGTCCTCATGGCTGCCCTGAGTCTTGGAAGGACTCTTGTTATGGCACAAGTCAGCCCAAGTCCCGGAGCAGCATGCAGACCTTCTCCAGGACCAGAACCCTTCCTTCCTACTACCCTCAGCAACAACACGAGGCTCGTGGTGCAGTCAGGCAGAGCCCAAATATTGTGACTGTGGCTACAGGTTCGGAAGTTGCaactgtcttttaa
- the pcdh8.1 gene encoding protocadherin-8 isoform X1 translates to MTVCKIAAAGLCVALVLFLNTAQCTTTRYFTYEEDAPGTEIGNLSQDLKIDPADDPDTSFRFMQENNFSVIHMRENDGLLSVAEIIDREQLCPRTPRCFITFDIVAFSREKFQLIHVEIEVKDINDHSPNFPLNETTLEIVENVPLDSRFPLQIALDQDVGDNYIQSYNTSSSSHFSVEVRDREDGVKFAELVLVRQLDREVEDSYTIEVTAYDGGMPAKSGSMTVNIKVLDFNDNSPTFEHSSLKVELNEDSPVGHRVLRVHAFDPDDGINGEVMYAFSDGLSLEAARLFHLDPHSGDVTLKALVDFEKRRSYELSIKASDLGANSVPSTCKVLIDIVDVNDNAPEISIKPMTSSSDGVAYITEAAAAESFVALISTSDRDSGSNGYVRVSLLEHVHFTLQQAYGDTFMIVTTTTLDREKIPEYNLTVVAEDLGSPPFKTIRQYTIRVTDENDNFPLFSKPLYEVSVLENNIPGSYVTTVVARDPDMGKNAKVSYKLLDSEVPGGSLVSTYVSVDSLSGSLYTLRSFDYETLQEIELVIQAEDKGSPALSSTSTIRVRVVDQNDNYPYFTFPVLVNDSAEIPLPFNAPPSYLALRVTAEDEDDGVNGELSYQIVQGDLKLFTMNKDTGEIGLKQWLTAEIGDVLEMKIAVSDNARSPLSSSATIRFVVSDTEPSEDQVVIVLRSSDEESAGVDGSLIIIIMLGGGCALLLIAIVVVAVTCKLRRGGRSRGAKREVCQGLFDGRPLPMLSSTEPNIYTGQGGFFHERTSLSLDDSCLYEERSRDSETKMFLPSKHFQPTSVWQGDKYCLQVSGMSNTDQLSVKDSGKGDSDFNDSDSDISGDGVRKNFRTFQPRLKSEFSCAANGLSEDCQGTYCAIQPQSFRAPRNTAYTIGFSPAPVFNSPHGCPESWKDSCYGTSQPKSRSSMQTFSRTRTLPSYYPQQQHEARGAVRQSPNIVTVATGSEVATVF, encoded by the exons ATGACAGTTTGCAAGATTGCAGCAGCTGGGCTGTGCGTGgcgcttgttttatttttaaatactgcTCAGTGTACAACTACAAGGTATTTCACCTATGAAGAAGACGCACCCGGGACAGAAATAGGTAATTTGTCTCAAGATTTAAAGATTGATCCAGCTGATGACCCTGACACTTCATTCCGCTTTATGCAAGAGAATAACTTTTCTGTGATTCACATGAGAGAGAACGACGGACTTCTGAGTGTCGCAGAAATAATTGATCGAGAGCAGCTCTGCCCCAGGACTCCCCGTTGCTTCATCACCTTCGACATCGTGGCCTTCTCCAGGGAGAAGTTTCAACTCATTCACGTGGAGATCGAGGTGAAAGACATCAACGACCACTCTCCCAATTTTCCTCTCAACGAGACAACTCTGGAGATTGTAGAAAATGTGCCACTGGACTCTAGATTCCCTCTGCAAATCGCGCTCGACCAGGACGTGGGAGACAACTACATCCAAAGCTACAACACTTCCTCCTCCAGTCATTTCTCTGTTGAAGTACGCGATCGGGAGGATGGGGTGAAGTTTGCTGAACTGGTGCTGGTGAGGCAGCTCGACAGGGAGGTGGAGGACTCCTACACTATTGAAGTCACCGCATATGATGGGGGAATGCCTGCAAAGTCCGGGTCAATGACTGTGAATATCAAAGTGTTGGACTTTAACGACAACAGCCCGACTTTTGagcacagctctctgaaagttGAGCTGAATGAAGACTCTCCGGTAGGCCACCGTGTTCTCAGAGTGCACGCGTTTGATCCCGATGACGGCATAAATGGCGAAGTGATGTACGCGTTCTCCGACGGGCTGTCGTTAGAAGCTGCGCGCCTTTTCCACCTCGACCCCCACTCCGGTGACGTGACCCTGAAGGCGCTTGTCGATTTTGAGAAGAGGAGATCATATGAGCTGAGCATCAAAGCGTCTGATTTAGGCGCGAACTCTGTCCCCTCCACCTGCAAGGTTTTGATAGATATCGTGGACGTGAACGACAACGCACCAGAAATCAGCATCAAACCCATGACCTCCAGCAGTGATGGAGTCGCCTACATCACGGAAGCTGCAGCGGCAGAGAGCTTCGTGGCTCTGATCAGCACCTCGGATAGAGACTCTGGCTCCAATGGGTACGTGCGCGTTAGTCTGCTCGAGCATGTGCATTTCACCCTCCAGCAGGCATATGGAGACACGTTCATGATCGTTACCACCACCACTTTAGACAGAGAGAAGATACCAGAGTATAACCTGACTGTGGTTGCAGAAGACCTGGGAAGCCCACCTTTCAAAACTATCAGACAGTACACTATCCGTGTAACAGATGAGAATGACAATTTCCCTCTGTTCAGTAAGCCACTTTATGAAGTTTCAGTCCTGGAAAATAACATCCCAGGCTCATATGTGACCACTGTTGTTGCTCGAGATCCTGATATGGGAAAAAATGCCAAAGTCTCATACAAACTCCTCGATTCAGAGGTACCAGGCGGCTCTTTAGTGTCCACTTATGTTTCTGTGGATTCCCTCTCAGGGTCTTTGTATACTTTAAGGTCCTTTGATTATGAGACGCTTCAGGAGATTGAGCTGGTCATCCAAGCAGAAGACAAAGGTTCCCCTGCTCTGTCAAGCACATCAACAATCAGGGTCAGAGTTGTGGATCAAAATGACAACTATCCATATTTCACCTTCCCTGTCCTTGTGAATGACTCTGCTGAGATTCCTTTGCCCTTTAATGCACCTCCTAGCTATCTTGCCCTTCGTGTAACAGCTGAAGACGAGGATGATGGAGTGAATGGAGAACTCTCATACCAAATTGTGCAAGGTGATCTGAAGCtttttacaatgaacaaagacaCTGGAGAGATTGGTTTAAAACAATGGCTGACAGCTGAAATTGGGGACGTGCTGGAAATGAAAATCGCAGTGAGTGACAATGCCAGGTCCCCGCTCTCTAGCAGTGCCACTATTAGGTTTGTCGTCTCAGACACAGAGCCCTCCGAAGACCAAGTTGTCATTGTGCTGCGGTCAAGTGATGAAGAAAGCGCCGGCGTTGATGGCTCACTAATTATCATCATTATGCTCGGTGGGGGTTGTGCATTGTTGCTGATTGCAATAGTGGTTGTAGCTGTGACATGTAAACTCAGACGTGGGGGGAGAAGCCGTGGCGCCAAGAGAGAAGTGTGTCAGGGCCTGTTTGATGGCAGGCCCCTGCCCATGCTTAGTTCAACAGAACCAAACATTTACACAGGTCAAGGAGGCTTCTTCCACGAGAGGACCTCTTTGTCTCTCGATGATTCCTGCCTGTATGAGGAGAGGAGCAGGGACTCTGAGACGAAG ATGTTCCTGCCCTCCAAGCATTTCCAACCAACATCTGTGTGGCAAGGTGACAAATACTGCTTGCAAGTGAG TGGGATGAGCAACACTGATCAGCTGAGCGTGAAGGACAGTGGTAAAGGGGACAGTGACTTCAACGACAGTGACTCTGATATCAGTGGCGATGGAGTCAGAAAGAACTTCAGAACCTTCCAGCCGAGGCTAAAGAGTGAGTTTTCCT GTGCAGCTAACGGCTTATCAGAGGATTGCCAAGGCACCTACTGTGCAATACAGCCACAGAGCTTCCGAGCCCCTAGAAACACTGCATACACAATAGGCTTTTCCCCAGCGCCTGTCTTCAACAGTCCTCATGGCTGCCCTGAGTCTTGGAAGGACTCTTGTTATGGCACAAGTCAGCCCAAGTCCCGGAGCAGCATGCAGACCTTCTCCAGGACCAGAACCCTTCCTTCCTACTACCCTCAGCAACAACACGAGGCTCGTGGTGCAGTCAGGCAGAGCCCAAATATTGTGACTGTGGCTACAGGTTCGGAAGTTGCaactgtcttttaa